tgggtcttttttttctatctCAGTTGGTGTTGTTAAATTCTTTATAACAGCAATCAATGCGCGGGAAATTGTGCAGGCATATATCATGATGAGGTGATTTATGCGTTTAATAAGTTAATTTAGTAAtttgatgactgtaaaaaaaagtaattttttacaGTCATCACCACAATGAGAGAAACCACGATGTGTCCCACCAcgaaatgagtttgacatatgtGATGCTTTACGCACGTGCAAAGTACATTCGTATGGTAACAATGCTTGCACCACTGCagaccacaataataaacacgcGGTTTAATTTATACCACACGACAGTGTCAACGAAAGCTCagcattgttatttttgtatcgGAAGAATGGATGATATCCTTGGAGTGTACGCGTGTACCCCGTGTTGTGGCCCGTGAGTGTATTTATCCAGTAAGCAAACACTCCTGTCGTTTTCTTATCAGCTGTGTTCTGCTTTCACTCTCACTGTCCTGCTTGTAATGGATTACTGATTGACACCCTCGTCTTCCTCCTGCATCCCCTCACAGTGGAGAGTTGCCCGGGAGACAAGAGTCCTCCCGGCTCAGCCGCCTCCAAGAGGGCCCGGACGGCTTACACCAGCGCCCAGCTCGTGGAGTTGGAGAAGGAGTTCCACTTCAACCGGTACCTTTGCAGGCCTCGGAGGGTGGAGATGGCCAACCTGCTCAACCTGACGGAGAGACAGATCAAAATCTGGTTCCAGAACCGCAGGATGAAATACAAGAAGGATCAGAAGGGCGTGGGAATGCTGCCTTCCCCCGGGGGGCAGTCCCCTCGGAGTCCAGTGGGGCCTTCTTCCGGCGGGGGATACCTCAGCTCTATGCATTCTCTGGTAAACAGTGTCCCTTACGAGTCCCGGTCGCCGACGTCTTACAGTAAGAATCATCAGAACGCGTACGGCATGACCACGTCGTACAACCCTGCTCTGAACAACTCCCACAAGAGGTATCCCGACTCGGCCACGCCCGAGTATGACGCGCACCCCCTGCAGGGGGGCAACTACGGCACGCACATGCAGGGCAGCCCCGTTTATATCGGCGGAGGTTACGTGGAACCCATGCCCAACTCCGGGGCTTCTGTTTTCGGCCTCACCCACCTCCCGCACCCGCCGTCCTCCAACATGGACTACAATGGAGCAATCACAATGGGCAACAGTCAGCATCACGGTGTGTGCGATCCCACACCCACGTACACGGACCTTACACCGCAATACTCTCAGGGAAGAATCCAGGAGGCGCCGAAACTGACTCATCTGTAGCGGCGGCGCAGTCCGTATCACTCCGCCCATTGTCTTGTAGCCACCTCGGGGTCGCATCACCGTCTTTTCTTTGTGTGCCTCCACACTGCGGTTACCTTCTCTCTTTCTCGCGCTCTCCCCTTTCCCCCCTTTTGGTTTCCTTTAGTTTGATGATGTGTGAAGTAGCCTATAGGATAaataatcttttcttttttttttctgaaaaaagaaATTTCTGTGGGTTTGAGGAGGCCTatttaatctatttttaaatgttttttttttttttccaattcaaaCAGGGTATTATGAAAACATGTTATTCGTTTTGTATGTGAACTTATTTATCCGCATTTGAagttgattttatattttttggaaaTGCATTTTGTTGCACTTGTGGAAGGATCCAGAAATGCATTTGTCAAAATAAGGGTAACGAGCTTATAGGCTGCAACCCCTTTGCTTGTGTTGTTCTATTTGGACTctgatgttatttatttttttgtttagtgttAAAAATACCCCTTTGACACTTTTGCGAGAAGCTCAGTGTGTTCaagccccccgcccccatttTCAGCCCACATCTGCTATCATCACGCAAGATCCATTTTCACCCTTCTTAATTCGAATAGAtactttgtattcattttatttgattaccCACAGAATGTAAAATCAATCAGTCGACGCAATAAGGGTGGAAAGAAGGATACACTTTAGGAGTTTCTTTATTGAACAGAATTAGAACACACGACAAACCCTTTCCTATACATTCCATGCTGCTCCAGTTCGAAGacgtaaataaaacaattgaaatacaatcaaagcacatttgttttaattcgACAAATTCAGAATgcatatgatttatttttaattgtggaGGCAAAGCGCCTGTAATGACCGTTGCATTAACTGCATTTCGCGACAGAAAATAGTGCGGTGTCTAAACTGataaactcaaataaaaataatttaaaaaaataaaatcaatgcaCAATCAATTTTTCTCGCatacaaaaatctggcattaaTATCTTTCAGTAAAATAGTAGGAGCTGGCGGTTACACAcgagcaaaaagaaaaagctgcaTAATTTATTTCCCTCTCTTCCTGATGAGACGTGAAGAAAACTCTCGGGTggccttcttcttctcctctcatCTCATCTGCGTGGGCACatccataataataaaaatgtcagcCGCCGGACCCTCAGCAGCCCCTGCGAGTAGACGACAATCTAAATGAGAAATCGTTAGAAAACTAATGTCCCTGAGTGTGCTTCGAGTCGGTCAAATGTAGCCACCGAGCTCCAAGTGAATTCGTATTGGCTGGTTTGTCTCATTATGCCGCAAAATGCACCTAAAAGTCCAAATGTCTTGAAATGCATCGTTAAGATGATGGATAAAGCAAATGAAATTATCgctagattaaaaaaacaaaacaaaaaaaaaaccttgaactCTTTGTAAGTGCACCGAAACGAAtatgctttgaaaaaaaacaaacaaatggaaaataataaacaaacatccattttagtgttatttataaaaataaaaatacaaaaaatgtaattcccAGATAGAAAATATAAGCACACAATGTTTctttgattaattaaaaaaagttcattCCCATAGCTccccaaacaaaacaagcagATTGTTTTATCCTCAATAATgtaaccccaccccccccccaacccctaaaaaaaaaaacatctccaaTCAGAATGTGATTGATATAACAGGGCATCAGTAGCCATGACATATGGCTAGCAGGGAAAGCTGGAACAATTGAACCATGTTGAGGCAAAGCTGGATTTCTGCATTCGCGGGAAGCCACTGATCTGACCCATATTATGTCACTAGAAAAGCATTTAGACCAAACGTAAAATATGTTTTGCAATACATTCGTATCCGTGGGAAAGCTGTGTTAAATCGCTCTTGTTGTAATGTGTGTAggctcaccccccccccccaaaaaaaaaaaaaaaaaagcctccacCCACTCCTTTCCTTGCACACAAAGCCTGCGAGTAATTCTCAAATTCCCTATGGCAACCTTCTCCCCACGAACTGGTTCGTTCGATgtgtagaagaaaaaaataatcccccAAAATCTCCATGTGAGGGTGTAAATCAGGTTCCCATTAGAGATAAGAGCGATAAAAGCCAGGTGGATACCTTTCCGATACTCACCCGTCGGTGTGTTCGCTGCCTCCCCGGCAAGGAAATGCCTACTCGCCTCGTCCGATTCATATTTATCTTCTAAAACATCCCTCCGGCGACAGCTCGGGCTAGAAGCAGCCGAAAATGCTTCTAATCTGAGTGACCAGTGTTTCTCGCCGCTTCCTGGCTGCATTTGATCCGCGGGAGAGTTAGAAGCCTTAAATGTGTTGTGAGGGCACCGAGCTGTCAGACCTTTTGGCGAGTAAGATTGATCGCGTGCAGGCTTCCAGCACTCTTTGTTTGCTATATAAGCAACAAACTGCGCGGGACCTATTCCACTTCTTCCTCTCTCTTCCTCACCGAGTCCTATTTTTCTTTCCATGGAAATATACCACGGTGTGTTTAAGGGGGTGGAAACATTCCCATAAATGTGGCGTTCGCGGATG
This is a stretch of genomic DNA from Phycodurus eques isolate BA_2022a chromosome 20, UOR_Pequ_1.1, whole genome shotgun sequence. It encodes these proteins:
- the hoxa3a gene encoding homeobox protein Hox-A3a; this translates as MQKATYYDSAAIYSGYPYQSANGFSYDANQVQYPRASHVESDYHRPACSLQSPDGSVAPLHKPVEMAAESCDAARAAPSKAHHPESTPPPSRSPSDTGQNANNGGGQPSAKNGSPSSGARSKQIFPWMKESRQNTKQKPANSASSVESCPGDKSPPGSAASKRARTAYTSAQLVELEKEFHFNRYLCRPRRVEMANLLNLTERQIKIWFQNRRMKYKKDQKGVGMLPSPGGQSPRSPVGPSSGGGYLSSMHSLVNSVPYESRSPTSYSKNHQNAYGMTTSYNPALNNSHKRYPDSATPEYDAHPLQGGNYGTHMQGSPVYIGGGYVEPMPNSGASVFGLTHLPHPPSSNMDYNGAITMGNSQHHGVCDPTPTYTDLTPQYSQGRIQEAPKLTHL